The genomic region TAGCCGTGAAACTATGCAGGGAGAGGCTCGCAAGCTTGGAGCCTTTGAAATGATTACTGGTGACCCATTAAAAGCCAAGGCTTATCTTGAGGCCATAAAAAAAGTAACTCCGGCCCAAATTAAAGAAGTAGCCCAGAAGTTTTTTACCCCCCAAGCAGTAGTAGCAGGGCTTCTAGCCCAAAATGTTTCTCAAATAATCTCCCAAGAAGAGTTAGAAAACCTAGTAGAAGAAGCGGAGATGGAGGCCTCTGGCATAACCCCGGAAATGGAACGCTGGGTAGCCCCAACGGTTAAAAAGAAGCTTCCAAACGGGCTAACGGTACTTATTACTCCCCAAAAAGACGTTCCTTCGCTAGCTATGACTTTAGTTTTTCCAGGAGGCCTTAGATTTGAAACCAAAGAAACCAACGGTCTTTTTAGGACCCTTGCCGGGTTATGGACCAAAGGCACCACTAAACATTCAGCTGAAGTGTTGGCTACATTGATTGAATCCATGGGTGGAGAGATTTCTGGTTTTTCCGGACGCAATACCTTTGGCTTAAAAGGCGTTTTCCTTGCTGATTATCTGGATAAAGCCCTTTCTATCTTTGCTGAAATAGCTGAAAATCCAGCCTTTTCGCAAGATGAATTAGAAAAACTCAAACCAGAACTACTTTCAGCTTTAGCTCGCCAGAAAGATGATCCCCTTCAACTGGCGGTGAAGGAATTTTATCGCCTTCTCTTTTCTCCACATCCATACGGCCTAAATATTTTAGGTTCTCCAGAGGTAATACAAAATCTCACAGCTGAAGACATAAAGAAGGCCTATGATTCTTTTGTTGCTCCTTCAAGAGGAGTGCTGGCCATTGTTGGCGACGTAGATCCTGAAAAAGTTTTGCCTTTAATAGAAAAATATTTTGGTACTTGGCAAAAAGAGGCTCCACCATTGCCAGAAGATAAGGAACCTGAGCCACTTCTTGAGCCTAGAATTTCTACCATTAACATGGACCGTGAACAGGTTCACCTTATCCTAGGCTTTAGAGGGCCTGATATATTCTCTCAGGACCGATATGCCATGGAAGTTTTAAACGCCATTTTAGCTGGGCAAGGCGGGCGCTTATTCAAAGAATTACGAGACAAAGAGGCCCTCGCCTATTCGGTTACTTCCTTTCTAACCTTAGGAATCAACACAGGCGGAATTGGTTTCTATATAGCAACAGAACCGGCCAAAAAGAAGTTAGCTCTAGCTGGGCTCTGGCAGGAGATCACCAAAATAACCCAAGAAGGCGTAACCGACGAAGAAATAAAACGAGCTAAAAGATGGTTAGTAGGGCGCTACTTAACAAGTCTCCAAACCAACAGTGCCCAGGCCATGGAACAGGCGGTAAATGAAATCCTGGGGCTGGGATATAATTACGGTTTGCGTTACATTCAAAAGATTCAAAATGTTGACTGGGAAAACATAAACGACGTAGCTAAAAAATATCTTCAAAATCAAAGCTATGTCTTAGTCACCGTAGGGCCAATTGAAGACTAGCCATTGATTCTCGCTTAAGCGGGAATCAATGGTACTAAAATAGCTGCCCTTGAGGCCAGTTATCGCGGGTTCACCCTGAAAGGACTCTAGGGTTACGCCCCCATACCTTGCCTCCAATAGTTACCAGGGGAGACTAGGGGTTATACATTTTAAAGGTTTCGTGTAAAGATTGAGCAATAGCTGAAAGGACAGCCAGCCATATAGCCAATTTGATACCGCTTTTTAAAGGAAAAGGTTGTTTTAAAAATTTGCGACAGATACCAGAAAACATGTAAGCCATAACACCACTATAAAAAAAGAAACTAAAAACCCACCTGAAAGACTCATAAATAGTTCTTTCGAGGTTTTCAGGATAATAGCGAATACTGAAAAGAATGCACAGAATAATTCCCGAAAAAAGGTATATTTTTTCTTTTAAGGTAAAAGAGGGCCAATTCATTCTAATCTTAAGTTTACTTTTTCCACGTAAGGTTTAAAAGCCTTGGTACCTTTTGCTTCACTTACCAGGGTTAAAATCTTTTCATCTTTTACTAGCAGGCCAGAAAGGATGGTTATCGGTGTATCCCTGAAGGCTTCGGGAAACAAAGGAGTGCTAGGCCCTAGAAGAATTACTTCTCGTGGTTTATGCAAATATTCAAAAATTTCTTCAAGGGTTTTATTTATAAGGGTAACCGAGGTAATTATAGCTACAGTGGCCTGGGGCAAAAGGTCAAACATATCACTTTCGCGAAGAGTTTCCGCGTGTCTAGCTGGATTTCTTTCAAATATCCATAGTTCCGCCACTTTATTTCTCAATTTTTGTGCCAGAGGTTCAAAATAACCCACCATAGCCACTCTATCTTCAGAAGTTATCGTGGCAAGTTTTAAAGGATCTCCCAAAAGATAGTCTTCTCTAGGATTATTCAAAATGGCATTTATAGTGGCTAACCCCACTCCCGCTTCTAACAGATTAGCCGAAAGGAAATACTTAGCCACTACGTCAGCAGGTTTCCCTGCAAAACTAACTTCTGGCGGCAGTATATTACAACTCAGTTTTTCTTCTAAAATGGTATAGCCCAAACCTATTTGGCCGCTATCAAGCTTTACGGCTGTATAACCAAGACCGAGGCGCACGTCATCTATCATGCGTCCTCGGCCTTGGGAAAGGGCTTTTTCTAAAAGGCGTTCGTAAATATTCATCTTAGGATTTTTTAAGGCCACAGCTTCCCATCTTCTCGAACTCTAGAGACTGAGTAGCTATTTTTTCAGCTATCTCTCCAAAGACTTTACCTAATTCACTTTCAGGATCAAGGGCTGCTGGTTTTCCAATTTCACCACTTTTGGAAAGATTTGGATCTAGTGGCACCTTGCCAAGCAAAGGTACTCTCAGATCTTTTGCTAGTTTCTCTCCTCCCCCTTCACCAAAAACAGGGATGACCTGCTCCTTACCATCTGGGCCTACTGTTTTGAGGTAGGACATGTTCTCTACAATACCAAAAATCCTGGTACCAAGTTCATTGAACATGTTTATGGAACGAACCACATCAGATAGCGCCACTTTTTGAGGCGTGGTAACAATGACCACTCCTCTTAAAGGGAAGACCTGAGCCACGGTTAAAGGTGCGTCACCAGTTCCAGGGGGTAGGTCAATTACTAAGAAATCAAGAACACCCCAGTCCACAGCTTCAGCAAGTTCTGAAAGGGCCCGATGTACCAAAGGACCACGCCAAATGATGGCCTGCCCTTCAGGAGCCAAAAATCCGAAGGACATGACTTTAATACCCCAGCGCTCAGGAGGTACCAAAAGATTATCTCTGGTAAAAGGTCTTTCACCTTGAAGTCCCATAAGCAAAGGGACATTGGGACCATAAATATCAGCGTCAAGGATTCCCACTTTATAGCCTTTTTTAGCAAGAGCCACCGCCAGGTTCACAGACACCGTGGTCTTACCTACTCCACCTTTACCACTGGCCACGGCAATAATATGTCTTATGTCTTTTAAGGCCTTTTTCTCAGGAACTTTCTTTTTACCGAGAATTTTTTCACGTTCTTCAGGGGTCATAGTAGTCAGTTCAACATCTACTTCTTTTACCCCTGGAACTTCAGAAACAGCTTTTTTGACATCACCAGCAATACGACCTTTCATAGGGCAGCCGGCTATAGTTAAAGCCACTACTACCTTTACCTTGTCACCATCAATTTTTACATCTCGAATCATTCCCAAATCTACCAGACTACGGCCAAGCTCGGGATCTTTAACCTTTTTGAGAACCTCCATTATCTCTTCACGCGTTGGCATAACTCGAACCTCCTATTTGTTAATTGAGACTTAATTTTAACACCGGTTAACCGGGTGACTAGAGGAAACTAAAGTTTTTTTTGTAAAAGAGATAGCTTTTAGCTAAATAAAATTTACTTACCTAAACAGAAATTGCTGAAAATGCGGTCAAGGAGGTCTTCGGTAGTGGTCTCTCCCGTTATTTCTCCAAGAGAGCTTAAAGCGTCTCTTAAATCAATAGCTATAAGTTCAGGGTAAATATCTGTCTTTTTGAGATTGGAGATAGCCTGTTCTGTTGCTTTTAAGGCGTTTTCAATGGCCATTTTTTGCCGCAAATTGGGCACTACCGAAGGGATAAATTCTTCCGTGCGACCAGTTACCAGCTCAAAAATGGCTTCAGCTAAAGCCTCAAGACCTTCACCTGTACGCGCGGAGATAAAAATAAGCTTTTCTTGAGGGAATATTTCGCGATAACGATTCAAATTTTCGTGAGAGGCAATGTCTATTTTGTTGATCACTACCAAGTGTGGCATGGCCTTTATTTCCTGGTAAAGCTTTAAATCTTCTTCAGTAGGCTCCAGAGAACCATCAAGCATAAAAATTACCACATCTGCGGTAGCAATCTTTTCTTTGGCCTTTTTAACCCCTATTTCTTCCACTAAGTCTTCTGTTTCTCTAAGGCCAGCTGTATCAATAAGACGAACAGGTAAGCCTTTTATAGTAGCAAATTCTTCGATAATATCGCGGGTGGTTCCAGGAATAGGCGTAACAATGGCCCTTTCTTCGGCAAGCAAAGCATTAAGAAGGCTTGATTTACCAACATTAGGGCGGCCTGCGATTACCACGGCAATACCCTCGCGATACAAACGCCCCTCCTGATAGTTTTTAAGCAATTCTTTAAGCGGCTCAAGAACTTGATTTTCTAAATTTTCCGCCAGTTCATAATGAGAAATAATCTCTACGTCTTCGTCGGGGAAATCCACGGCCACTTCTACTACAGCCAAAGCTGAAAGTAAGGCCTCACGCACAGGTCTTAATTTCTCAGCTAAAGCGCCGCGAAGCTGATTTAAGGCCAGCTTAAGACTTTCTTCCGAACGAGCGTTTATAAGGTCTAGCAGAGCCTCGGCCTGAGAAAGATCAATGCGGCCATTCAAAAAAGCACGCTTGGTAAACTCTCCTGGTTCAGCCAAACGAGCCCCTTCTTTTAAAACCAGTTCAAGTATCTTGGTTAACACCAGGTAGCCACTGTGGCCGTAAATTTCAAGGACGTCCTCGCGGGTGTAAGTGTGGGGCTTTCGCATCAAAGTTATTAAAACTTCATCAACAGGAGTCTCGGTTTCAGGATTTACTATGTAGCCATAATACAAGCGGTGGCTTTGAAATTCTTTGATTGGCTTCTTGGAACGGAAAAGACGTTTTAAAATTTTCTCTGAAAGACTACCACTTACTTTAATGACCCCTATGGCTCCCGGGCCAATAGGCGTAGCAATAGCGGCGATAGTGGCTTCCGTATATTCTAAATCCTTTAACTTCATTTAGGCCTTCGTCCAGAAAAACGACTACTCTGAGGGAAGATTACCACACGACGTTTTTGCCCTACCCCCCTACTGCGGCTAATAACCCCTTTCATTTTTTTTACTGCTAGGTGAATTTGACGACGATCACTAGCAGGCATCGGAGGGAGAAAAACCGGCTTTTTGGTTTTAATAGCTTCTTTGGCTGCTTTGCGGGCCAAACCTTCTAGTTTTTGGCTCTTACCATTTTTAAAGCCTTCAATATTAAGAGTTATTTTAGGCCCTACCCCTAATCTTTTGGCTACGATTTTGTTAATCAGATACTGCAAAGCATTTAAAGGCGCGCCATCTTTGGCCACGAATAATTTACTGTCAGGCCCGGAAAGTGAAAAAGAAATGCCATTTGGTTTAATTTCAAAAGAAAAGTTAATTTCCAAGTCACCACTAGTTATTAACTTAACTAGAACTCTCTGGGCTTCTTCTGCCCTTTTCTTTAAAAGGGTCTCAGGTTTTATGCTTGCTTTTATGCGCGCTTTTTTGGCTCCTATTCCAAATATACCTGTAGAACCCTGACTCAAAACCTCTATATCTAGATCGTCTCTTTCTACGCCAAAGTGTTTACAAGCTAATTCTACGGCCTGATCTAAAGTTTTGGCTTCGAATTCTTCAGATATCATGCCCTACTCCGCTCAAGCATTTTATTAGTAATCACCTGCTGAACAATAGAAAGAATATTATTGGTAAGCCAATAAAGAACTAAACCTGAGGGAAAGTTCACAAAAAGTATTGTAAAAAATATAGGCATTAAAAGCATCATTTTTTCCTGAGTAGGATCCATAGATGTAGGAGTCAATTTCTGCTGAAAATACATAGAAATTCCCATAAGTATAGTCAATACCGGAATGCCTCCTAAATAAGGGATATCTATACCCACCGGCAATCTATCAGGAGAAGAAAGGTCTTTTATCCAGGCAAAGAAAGGTGCATGGCGCAACTCAATGGCCATCAGAAGAACTTTATATAAAGAGAAAAATACTGGAATTTGAATTATCATAGGAAGACAGCCCATAAAAGGATTAACCTTATAAGTCTTATAGATACGCATAAGCTCTTGATTAAGTTTTTCTTTATCATCACCGTACTTCTCTTTTAATCTGGCGATAATGGGCTGAAGATCTTTCATCTTTTTCATGTTTTTCATACTAATGTGATTGAGAGGCCAAAAAATAATTCTAATAAGCACTGTTAACAAGATTATAGATATTCCATAGTTATGAGTGTATTTATAGAAAAATTTGAGAGCATAGAGAAGAGGTTTAGCTATAGGATCAAAAAAACCAAAGTGGATAGCTTTATCTAAATGATAGCCAACTTTTTTTAGTTCATCTAAACTCTTCGGGCCAAAATAAAGCTTTAAGTTTATTTGTTTCTCTTCATGAGGGGCAAAAGTAATTTTGGGAGTCCAAAGTATAAGTTCATCAGTATTTCCTTCTAAGCGTCTAAAAGTAACTCGCCAATCATTTCCTTTTGGAGGAATTATGGCCATAAGAAAATAAGGATCTCCATAAGCAACCCAATCTAAATCACCTTTATATTCAATAATCTTATCTTTTAGTTTAACTTCTTCATAAATACCGTTATGACTATAAGCTGGCCCTCTAAATACATAACGGTCAAGTTTGGCAACTGGATGTGAAGCCATCCTAAATAAAATATTATCA from Thermodesulfatator indicus DSM 15286 harbors:
- a CDS encoding M16 family metallopeptidase; the encoded protein is MKQVKFLFFSFFIICLALKGVWAMEIAPGLYKTVLDNGLTLIVEENHRAPVVSVQVWVKAGSAYEKDDEAGITHLIEHMIFKGTEKRKPGEIADTIESFGGNINAFTSYDYTCYYVNGPSEILDTALDVLSDAIFHSVFDPTELEREKQVVLEEMRMRQDRPALALAEAVMQKAYLKYPYRRPIIGYPETVKAITRDDILKYMARRYRPAHMAVVIVGDVEAETALAKAATYFGQEPKKPPVEVNFPKEPPKKKPILVTLNKEVQEGYFQLALPGPSLLDKEAPVMDVIAAILGQGESSRLYRALRREKGIVHTVYAYTFTPKGPGLFEVAGTAPVENLRESLKEALVEIFRLKYEPVLPEELNKAKVMVAADFVYSRETMQGEARKLGAFEMITGDPLKAKAYLEAIKKVTPAQIKEVAQKFFTPQAVVAGLLAQNVSQIISQEELENLVEEAEMEASGITPEMERWVAPTVKKKLPNGLTVLITPQKDVPSLAMTLVFPGGLRFETKETNGLFRTLAGLWTKGTTKHSAEVLATLIESMGGEISGFSGRNTFGLKGVFLADYLDKALSIFAEIAENPAFSQDELEKLKPELLSALARQKDDPLQLAVKEFYRLLFSPHPYGLNILGSPEVIQNLTAEDIKKAYDSFVAPSRGVLAIVGDVDPEKVLPLIEKYFGTWQKEAPPLPEDKEPEPLLEPRISTINMDREQVHLILGFRGPDIFSQDRYAMEVLNAILAGQGGRLFKELRDKEALAYSVTSFLTLGINTGGIGFYIATEPAKKKLALAGLWQEITKITQEGVTDEEIKRAKRWLVGRYLTSLQTNSAQAMEQAVNEILGLGYNYGLRYIQKIQNVDWENINDVAKKYLQNQSYVLVTVGPIED
- a CDS encoding DUF364 domain-containing protein is translated as MALKNPKMNIYERLLEKALSQGRGRMIDDVRLGLGYTAVKLDSGQIGLGYTILEEKLSCNILPPEVSFAGKPADVVAKYFLSANLLEAGVGLATINAILNNPREDYLLGDPLKLATITSEDRVAMVGYFEPLAQKLRNKVAELWIFERNPARHAETLRESDMFDLLPQATVAIITSVTLINKTLEEIFEYLHKPREVILLGPSTPLFPEAFRDTPITILSGLLVKDEKILTLVSEAKGTKAFKPYVEKVNLRLE
- a CDS encoding Mrp/NBP35 family ATP-binding protein → MPTREEIMEVLKKVKDPELGRSLVDLGMIRDVKIDGDKVKVVVALTIAGCPMKGRIAGDVKKAVSEVPGVKEVDVELTTMTPEEREKILGKKKVPEKKALKDIRHIIAVASGKGGVGKTTVSVNLAVALAKKGYKVGILDADIYGPNVPLLMGLQGERPFTRDNLLVPPERWGIKVMSFGFLAPEGQAIIWRGPLVHRALSELAEAVDWGVLDFLVIDLPPGTGDAPLTVAQVFPLRGVVIVTTPQKVALSDVVRSINMFNELGTRIFGIVENMSYLKTVGPDGKEQVIPVFGEGGGEKLAKDLRVPLLGKVPLDPNLSKSGEIGKPAALDPESELGKVFGEIAEKIATQSLEFEKMGSCGLKKS
- the mnmE gene encoding tRNA uridine-5-carboxymethylaminomethyl(34) synthesis GTPase MnmE; translated protein: MKLKDLEYTEATIAAIATPIGPGAIGVIKVSGSLSEKILKRLFRSKKPIKEFQSHRLYYGYIVNPETETPVDEVLITLMRKPHTYTREDVLEIYGHSGYLVLTKILELVLKEGARLAEPGEFTKRAFLNGRIDLSQAEALLDLINARSEESLKLALNQLRGALAEKLRPVREALLSALAVVEVAVDFPDEDVEIISHYELAENLENQVLEPLKELLKNYQEGRLYREGIAVVIAGRPNVGKSSLLNALLAEERAIVTPIPGTTRDIIEEFATIKGLPVRLIDTAGLRETEDLVEEIGVKKAKEKIATADVVIFMLDGSLEPTEEDLKLYQEIKAMPHLVVINKIDIASHENLNRYREIFPQEKLIFISARTGEGLEALAEAIFELVTGRTEEFIPSVVPNLRQKMAIENALKATEQAISNLKKTDIYPELIAIDLRDALSSLGEITGETTTEDLLDRIFSNFCLGK
- the jag gene encoding RNA-binding cell elongation regulator Jag/EloR; the encoded protein is MISEEFEAKTLDQAVELACKHFGVERDDLDIEVLSQGSTGIFGIGAKKARIKASIKPETLLKKRAEEAQRVLVKLITSGDLEINFSFEIKPNGISFSLSGPDSKLFVAKDGAPLNALQYLINKIVAKRLGVGPKITLNIEGFKNGKSQKLEGLARKAAKEAIKTKKPVFLPPMPASDRRQIHLAVKKMKGVISRSRGVGQKRRVVIFPQSSRFSGRRPK
- the yidC gene encoding membrane protein insertase YidC, with protein sequence MERNVIIAIILSMLVIVGFQLLFSPHKTQTQKKAVTTTQQVVKTEKENFPQKAIVPEQKNYQNIKEAKVDTSLFEAQITEAGARFTHFKLLKYKKTLDPDSPPVDLINSPKFGLPIEVYPTIAPKLAISPYKANPLELTLDKEQKGDILFEPVVKTPLIIDKKFSFKDGSYLFNLDVKIKNPTDKPISDNILFRMASHPVAKLDRYVFRGPAYSHNGIYEEVKLKDKIIEYKGDLDWVAYGDPYFLMAIIPPKGNDWRVTFRRLEGNTDELILWTPKITFAPHEEKQINLKLYFGPKSLDELKKVGYHLDKAIHFGFFDPIAKPLLYALKFFYKYTHNYGISIILLTVLIRIIFWPLNHISMKNMKKMKDLQPIIARLKEKYGDDKEKLNQELMRIYKTYKVNPFMGCLPMIIQIPVFFSLYKVLLMAIELRHAPFFAWIKDLSSPDRLPVGIDIPYLGGIPVLTILMGISMYFQQKLTPTSMDPTQEKMMLLMPIFFTILFVNFPSGLVLYWLTNNILSIVQQVITNKMLERSRA